The following are encoded together in the Platichthys flesus chromosome 9, fPlaFle2.1, whole genome shotgun sequence genome:
- the tm2d1 gene encoding TM2 domain-containing protein 1: MASSRTSVLCSGSVFSGGYWFSWCSWFSWFSWVWPLLFLSVCVHFSPVVTEDTRSCEELRLGQYLCNGPKIDEATQEPENCKEATALVECLPAPNISCRHANGTEIRFSGKEVGFNKTISCRNVSGYSYKVAVALSLFLGWIGADRFYLGYPALGLLKFCTVGFCGIGTLIDFILIAMQIVGPADGSSYIVDYYGARLTRLSITNQTYRKPHLSL, translated from the exons ATGGCGTCCTCCAGGACGTCCGTGTTGTGTTCGGGCTCCGTGTTCTCCGGGGGCTACTGGTTCTCCTGGTgctcctggttctcctggttctcctgggTCTGGcccctgctcttcctctcggTGTGTGTCCACTTCAGTCCGGTGGTGACCGAGGACACGCGGAGCTGCGAGGAGCTTCGACTCGGACA GTATTTGTGTAACGGACCAAAGATCGATGAAGCCACTCAGGAGCCAGAGAACTGCAAGGAAGCTACAGCGTTGG TGGAGTGTCTCCCTGCTCCAAACATCAGCTGCCGACACGCCAATGGGACGGAGATCAGGTTCAGTGGGAAGGAAGTGGGCTTCAACAAAACCATCTCCTGCAGGAATGT gAGTGGTTACTCCTACAAAGTGGCCGtggctctgtctctgtttctgggCTGGATCGGAGCGGATCGCTTCTACCTGGGTTACCCAGCTctag gTCTTTTGAAGTTCTGCACTGTTGGTTTCTGTGGAATTGGAACTTTGATCGACTTCATACTGATCGCCATGCAG aTTGTGGGTCCAGCAGACGGATCAAGCTACATTGTGGATTATTACGGCGCTCGGCTGACCCGCCTCTCCATCACCAACCAGACGTACAGGAAGCCTCACCTGTCGCTGTAG